A genomic region of Bacteroidales bacterium contains the following coding sequences:
- a CDS encoding aspartate-semialdehyde dehydrogenase has translation MTKIAIVGVTGLVGQTMIKVLERSKINISEIVPVASERSVGRKIFFKGEEFSVIGMKQAVSLRPKIALFSAGGTVSKEWAPKFAQAGITVIDNSSAWRMESNVPLVVPSVNGDILNGDQKIISNPNCSTIQLVMAIAPLHKAYGIKRMVISTYQSVTGTGVKAVKQMENERNGIEGEMVYHYKIDGNVIPHCDSFTDNGYTKEEMKLVNETRKIFNDASIAITATAVRVPTTGGHSESVNITFNKEFDIDEVVRLLQNAPEVVVLDNPQKNEYPMPLISAGTDKVYVGRIRRDDSYPRSLNMWIVADNLRIGAATNAVWIAEHLVKNVLK, from the coding sequence ATGACAAAAATTGCTATTGTGGGAGTTACAGGTCTCGTAGGACAGACTATGATTAAAGTATTAGAGCGTAGCAAAATTAATATATCTGAGATTGTTCCGGTTGCGAGTGAGCGAAGTGTAGGGAGGAAAATTTTCTTTAAAGGTGAGGAATTTAGTGTGATTGGAATGAAACAAGCTGTTAGTTTACGTCCAAAAATAGCTCTTTTTTCTGCTGGTGGAACTGTTTCTAAAGAGTGGGCACCAAAATTTGCGCAAGCAGGTATTACAGTTATTGACAATTCGTCGGCTTGGAGAATGGAGAGCAATGTGCCACTTGTTGTTCCTTCTGTAAATGGAGATATATTAAATGGAGACCAGAAAATTATATCAAACCCTAACTGTAGTACTATACAGTTGGTTATGGCAATTGCTCCATTGCATAAGGCGTATGGAATTAAGCGTATGGTTATATCTACATATCAATCTGTTACAGGTACCGGAGTAAAAGCTGTAAAGCAGATGGAGAACGAGAGAAACGGAATAGAGGGAGAGATGGTATATCACTACAAAATAGATGGCAACGTAATACCGCATTGCGATTCATTTACCGACAACGGCTATACAAAAGAGGAGATGAAATTGGTAAATGAAACAAGAAAAATTTTTAACGACGCTTCAATAGCAATAACTGCAACTGCCGTTCGTGTTCCAACAACAGGCGGACACTCCGAAAGTGTAAACATAACCTTTAACAAAGAGTTTGATATTGATGAAGTTGTGCGTCTTTTACAAAACGCTCCTGAGGTTGTTGTACTCGATAATCCACAGAAGAATGAGTATCCAATGCCTTTAATATCTGCAGGAACTGATAAGGTTTATGTGGGGCGTATTCGCCGTGATGACTCATACCCGAGGTCACTAAATATGTGGATTGTAGCTGATAATTTAAGAATAGGAGCTGCCACAAACGCCGTTTGGATTGCTGAGCATCTTGTGAAAAATGTGCTTAAATAG